The following DNA comes from Salifodinibacter halophilus.
GCGGAAGCCGCCGGACAGCGGCACGTGGGCCAGGCGCCGGGCCACTTCTTCGTTGCTGTAGTCGGTGCCCGGCCAGTACAGCAGGTCGCCCGCGCCCAGGCCCAGGCCGCTGCGGTGGGCGAGC
Coding sequences within:
- a CDS encoding serine hydrolase yields the protein LAHRSGLGLGAGDLLYWPGTDYSNEEVARRLAHVPLSGGFRGQYAYDNILYGVAQLVVEKASGQSYSDFLAQRIFK